The following coding sequences are from one bacterium SCSIO 12741 window:
- a CDS encoding class II aldolase/adducin family protein, with product MDEGYIKFQLHWEEGAAPSQNIQELIQYRDQLYQKGWIGFDKVHKVGFGNISLRLDRSDHFIISSTQTGHFKQTQPEHYCEVLKCDIPANTVWCLGPLRASSESMSHAAVYSCSEKIGAIIHIHQHELWMRSKHQIPTTSDEVAYGTPEMAYEIQRLYRETSLPQDGVLAMAGHEDGIISFGEDLAEAYRNLERISL from the coding sequence ATAGACGAAGGATATATTAAGTTTCAACTCCATTGGGAGGAAGGAGCGGCACCGTCTCAAAATATTCAGGAGTTGATTCAATACCGCGATCAGCTCTATCAAAAGGGGTGGATAGGCTTCGATAAAGTCCATAAGGTAGGATTTGGCAACATTTCTCTTCGCTTGGATAGATCGGATCATTTTATCATTTCATCCACGCAAACGGGCCATTTTAAGCAGACTCAACCCGAGCATTATTGCGAAGTTCTCAAATGTGACATTCCGGCCAATACCGTTTGGTGCCTGGGTCCACTTCGAGCGTCTTCAGAGAGCATGAGTCATGCCGCGGTTTATTCCTGTTCTGAAAAGATTGGGGCCATTATCCACATTCACCAGCACGAACTCTGGATGCGAAGCAAGCATCAAATTCCCACTACGTCTGATGAAGTTGCCTACGGAACCCCTGAAATGGCTTACGAAATTCAACGACTCTACCGGGAAACCTCCTTGCCGCAAGATGGCGTTCTGGCCATGGCCGGACACGAAGATGGCAT